The following are from one region of the Ruficoccus sp. ZRK36 genome:
- a CDS encoding efflux RND transporter periplasmic adaptor subunit — translation MLLHRFGSICSGRRTKVVVPAFALGCSLVLMTGCAPKNEFVAPPPPSVVVAPPYQGEVTVYTPVGGQTSARDSVEIRARVSGYLESVDFTPGSTVKTGDLLFTIEPQLYEAALQSSKGQLDSANASRDLAQTTYQRNEQLFTSDAISELDLLRSQAELELSEASVSQAEAAVESASLDLGYTKIYAPLTGRISRERVTVGNLVGSGEPTLLATIVQMDPMDIYINIDERTLLTFLKEYGQKRSTDMKGSTVLLELSDGTVYSRKGRVDYVSNRLDSATGTLEMRVSFPNPDGTLIPGLYGKVLFPNTYDDAIVVPEECIQMDMTGNYVLVVNSENVVETRYIEKGPLVDEGRVVTEGLGADEHVIVNGIQRARPGITVTPQNPS, via the coding sequence ATGCTTTTGCATCGCTTCGGATCTATCTGCTCGGGCCGTCGCACGAAAGTGGTCGTGCCCGCTTTTGCGCTGGGGTGCTCACTCGTATTGATGACGGGTTGCGCTCCGAAAAACGAATTTGTCGCGCCGCCACCGCCTTCTGTGGTCGTCGCGCCCCCCTACCAGGGTGAGGTCACTGTCTACACTCCAGTGGGTGGACAGACCAGTGCCCGCGACAGCGTGGAGATACGTGCACGCGTCAGCGGCTATCTGGAGAGCGTGGACTTCACACCCGGCTCGACCGTGAAGACGGGGGACCTGCTTTTTACGATTGAGCCACAGCTCTACGAAGCGGCGCTCCAATCAAGCAAAGGTCAGCTGGACAGCGCAAATGCCAGCCGGGATCTGGCCCAGACGACTTACCAGCGCAACGAGCAGCTCTTTACCTCGGATGCCATCTCGGAGCTGGATCTGCTTCGCAGCCAGGCTGAGCTGGAGCTGAGCGAGGCCAGCGTGTCGCAGGCAGAGGCAGCCGTCGAGTCGGCCAGCCTCGATTTGGGGTACACAAAGATTTACGCACCGCTGACCGGGCGGATTTCCCGCGAGCGTGTCACGGTCGGTAACCTCGTCGGCTCCGGGGAGCCAACCCTGCTGGCCACCATCGTCCAGATGGACCCGATGGACATTTATATCAACATTGATGAGCGCACCCTGCTGACGTTTCTCAAGGAGTATGGCCAGAAGCGCAGCACGGACATGAAGGGCTCAACCGTCTTGCTCGAGCTGAGCGATGGCACGGTCTACTCCCGAAAGGGGCGCGTTGATTACGTCTCCAACCGACTCGACTCAGCCACCGGTACACTGGAGATGCGGGTCAGCTTTCCCAATCCCGACGGCACGCTCATCCCCGGCCTGTACGGTAAGGTGCTCTTCCCGAATACTTACGATGACGCCATCGTCGTGCCCGAGGAATGTATCCAGATGGACATGACCGGCAACTATGTGCTGGTGGTGAACTCCGAGAACGTCGTGGAAACCCGCTACATCGAAAAGGGGCCGCTCGTCGATGAGGGCAGGGTGGTGACGGAGGGGCTCGGGGCGGACGAGCACGTCATCGTCAACGGTATCCAGCGTGCCCGGCCGGGCATCACGGTCACCCCGCAGAACCCGTCCTGA
- a CDS encoding multidrug efflux RND transporter permease subunit: MFSHFFIRRPIFAAVLSIVIMLLGGFALITLPIERYPDIAPPSVQVVANYPGADAQTVADTVASPIEQAVNGVENMIYMSSTCGNDGSMTLTVSFATGTDPDMSQVFVQNRVNKVMSQLPQEVQRLGVQVDKQMKDANLYLALTSPDGRYDDIFLANYVNLRIKDELARVAGVGKVQTFGAGNYSMRLWLDPDKMQVRRVTVDEVLQAVKEQNVQVAAGNIGEPPAPEGQQFQYTINVKGRLSDPQEFAAIILRTGEDGQVLRLGDVADIELGAETYNVQAQLNGMPAAAMAIYQVPGANALNVAKGIKAKVADLSESFPEGIEMTVVYDNTRMIVASIEEVVVTLFITLILVVLVVYIFLQSFRATLIPTLTIPVSLIGTFGAMAVLGFSINLLTLFGLILVIGIVVDDAIVVVENCTRHLEEGMSPKDAAFKTMIEVSGPVVATTLVLLAVFVPTAFMGGITGILFQQFALTISVATVFSSINALTLSPALCGVLLRKSSGRTNWFFRLFNLGMDKTTNGYHATVRAVMRKAAIGVMLFVGMTVLAMWGFVQLPTGFVPQEDEGYCIISVQLPDASSLQRTTAVMDQVNGIVGDTDGVQNYMTISGFSLLDGAASSNMAFCIAVFKDWSERPPDQHQSVLLGKLNGRLTRMLDAIGFAFPTPSLPGLGLTGGFTFMLQDRGGAGMETLEQVANEFIADGNTQSAITGMSTTFRANVPQLFVDINREQVKNRGLSLTSVFDTMQTYLGSSYVNDFTLYNRVFKVKAQAASEYRTVAADIGKLEIPTPGGEMTPLAGLIDVSEVLGPQTITRYNLYPSVKVMGNNAAGYSSGQAMGVIENMATQKLPTSMGYEWTDMSYQQQVASGSTTVIFALAIVLVYLVLAAQYESWTLPLSVCLSVPTALLGAVAALMIRGYDNNLYTQIGIVLLIGLSTKSAILIVEFAKEQRDSGMSPFDAALSAARLRFRAVLMTAFSFILGVLPLLVATGAGAESRKAIGTSVFGGMLVATAVSVVVVPMLYYVIQVLSEKFGRSQPISSAPAGDNDSGHEA, translated from the coding sequence ATGTTCAGTCACTTTTTCATCCGTCGCCCGATCTTCGCCGCGGTCCTGTCCATTGTCATCATGCTGCTGGGGGGCTTTGCCCTCATCACGCTGCCGATTGAGCGCTACCCGGACATTGCCCCGCCCTCCGTGCAGGTCGTAGCGAACTACCCCGGCGCGGATGCCCAGACCGTGGCCGACACCGTGGCCTCTCCCATCGAGCAGGCCGTGAACGGGGTCGAGAACATGATCTACATGTCCAGCACCTGCGGTAATGACGGGAGCATGACGCTGACGGTCTCCTTTGCCACCGGGACAGACCCGGACATGTCGCAGGTCTTCGTCCAGAACCGCGTTAACAAGGTCATGTCTCAGCTCCCGCAGGAGGTGCAGCGGCTCGGCGTGCAGGTGGACAAGCAGATGAAGGATGCGAACCTCTACCTGGCGCTGACTTCACCCGATGGGCGCTACGATGACATCTTTCTGGCCAACTACGTTAACCTCCGCATCAAGGACGAGCTCGCCCGCGTCGCCGGAGTGGGGAAGGTGCAGACCTTTGGCGCCGGTAACTACAGTATGCGCCTCTGGCTGGACCCGGACAAGATGCAGGTGCGCCGCGTCACGGTAGACGAGGTGCTCCAGGCCGTAAAGGAGCAGAACGTGCAGGTCGCCGCCGGTAACATCGGTGAGCCGCCCGCCCCCGAGGGCCAACAGTTTCAGTACACGATTAACGTCAAGGGCCGCCTGAGCGACCCGCAGGAGTTTGCCGCCATCATCCTGCGCACGGGTGAGGACGGGCAGGTCCTGCGTCTGGGGGATGTGGCCGACATCGAGCTCGGGGCCGAGACCTACAACGTGCAGGCTCAGCTCAACGGCATGCCCGCCGCCGCCATGGCCATCTATCAGGTGCCCGGCGCGAACGCGCTAAACGTCGCCAAAGGGATCAAGGCCAAGGTCGCCGATCTTTCCGAGAGCTTCCCCGAGGGGATCGAGATGACGGTGGTCTACGATAACACCCGCATGATCGTGGCCTCGATCGAGGAGGTGGTGGTGACGCTTTTCATCACGCTGATCCTTGTCGTGCTGGTGGTCTACATCTTCCTGCAAAGTTTCCGGGCCACCCTTATCCCCACGCTGACCATTCCGGTCTCATTGATCGGTACGTTTGGGGCCATGGCCGTGCTCGGCTTTTCCATCAATCTGCTCACACTCTTCGGGCTGATCCTCGTCATCGGTATCGTGGTGGACGATGCTATCGTGGTGGTCGAGAACTGTACCCGCCACCTGGAGGAGGGGATGTCCCCGAAGGACGCGGCCTTTAAGACCATGATAGAGGTCAGTGGTCCGGTGGTGGCAACTACGCTGGTGCTGCTGGCGGTGTTTGTGCCCACGGCGTTCATGGGCGGGATCACAGGGATACTTTTCCAGCAGTTCGCGCTCACGATCTCGGTGGCCACGGTCTTCTCCTCGATCAACGCCCTCACGCTCAGCCCGGCGCTGTGCGGGGTGCTGCTGAGAAAAAGCAGCGGGCGCACGAACTGGTTCTTCCGCCTGTTCAACCTCGGGATGGACAAGACCACCAACGGCTACCACGCCACGGTGCGCGCGGTCATGCGCAAGGCCGCTATCGGGGTCATGCTCTTTGTCGGGATGACGGTGCTCGCCATGTGGGGCTTTGTCCAGCTGCCGACCGGGTTCGTGCCTCAGGAGGACGAGGGCTACTGCATCATTTCGGTCCAGCTGCCGGATGCCTCCTCCCTCCAGCGCACTACGGCTGTCATGGATCAGGTCAACGGCATCGTGGGCGACACCGACGGTGTGCAGAACTACATGACCATCTCCGGTTTTTCGCTGCTCGATGGCGCGGCCTCCTCAAACATGGCCTTCTGTATCGCTGTGTTCAAGGACTGGTCCGAGCGCCCGCCCGACCAGCACCAGAGCGTCCTGCTCGGTAAGCTCAACGGCCGACTCACGCGCATGCTGGATGCGATCGGTTTCGCCTTCCCGACGCCATCACTGCCAGGGCTCGGCCTGACCGGTGGCTTTACCTTCATGCTTCAGGACCGCGGGGGTGCTGGGATGGAGACGCTTGAGCAGGTGGCCAACGAGTTTATCGCGGACGGGAACACCCAGTCCGCCATCACCGGGATGAGTACGACCTTCCGGGCCAACGTGCCGCAGCTCTTCGTCGATATTAATCGCGAGCAGGTGAAAAACCGCGGGCTCTCGCTCACGTCGGTTTTTGATACCATGCAGACCTATCTCGGTTCCTCCTACGTGAACGACTTCACGCTCTACAACCGGGTCTTTAAGGTCAAGGCACAGGCCGCCAGTGAATACCGTACAGTCGCCGCCGACATCGGAAAACTGGAGATACCGACCCCCGGCGGCGAGATGACCCCGCTCGCTGGCTTGATCGATGTCAGCGAGGTCCTCGGGCCGCAGACCATTACCCGCTATAATCTCTACCCCTCCGTCAAGGTGATGGGTAACAACGCCGCTGGCTACAGCTCCGGGCAGGCGATGGGGGTGATCGAGAACATGGCCACGCAGAAGCTGCCTACCTCGATGGGCTACGAGTGGACGGATATGTCCTACCAGCAACAGGTGGCCAGCGGGAGCACCACAGTCATCTTCGCCCTCGCCATCGTGCTGGTCTATCTGGTGCTGGCCGCTCAGTATGAGAGCTGGACGCTGCCGCTGTCGGTCTGTCTCTCCGTGCCCACGGCTCTGCTGGGGGCGGTGGCTGCGCTCATGATTCGCGGCTACGATAACAACCTCTACACCCAGATCGGTATCGTGCTGCTGATCGGTCTATCGACCAAAAGCGCGATCCTTATTGTCGAGTTTGCCAAGGAGCAGCGAGACAGTGGCATGAGTCCTTTTGACGCGGCCTTGAGCGCCGCCCGCCTGCGCTTCCGCGCCGTGCTGATGACGGCCTTTTCCTTCATCCTGGGCGTGCTGCCGCTACTCGTCGCCACGGGTGCCGGGGCCGAGAGTCGCAAGGCGATCGGCACCTCGGTCTTTGGCGGTATGCTGGTGGCCACGGCTGTCAGTGTCGTCGTGGTGCCGATGCTTTACTATGTCATTCAGGTGCTGTCGGAGAAGTTCGGCCGCTCCCAACCCATTTCCTCTGCCCCTGCGGGCGACAACGACTCTGGCCATGAAGCCTAG
- a CDS encoding TolC family protein: MKPSIFLTLFAFLLAGAAHAQTTASTVMSGGDTANTATGKTLSTYTIAVVRDGASPVFTEQAAIVEQELRGLIRGKTAIRFKQSATFDAQWDPEGADEALQAALADTEVDAVLLQGLLVMQAATQADSPLPKPVVGSWLQEPEMINLLLDEMGRSTVPNLNVVVAGHTVREDLKDFVGLVDFAKLYVLVDAAYGDSVAFIQDYLNEVETAVPAELVVVDMGDSAQAVLDQLPGNARAVYLFPPLQMDETARKALIAGINARGIPSFAYLGEPAVRNGVLAGSMPDVRLQLARRQALNFQRVMSGDKPESLPSRIRIEPKLYLNALTAQQIGYDIAFETAAGAEVLFENEIEIGDPIELIGAIDQALRYNFEYLSRQQDTQVSYEDKRMALSPLLPQISAVTAYNQVDAGTVYASGGATPKVAANVGVRISQIIYSDKRLANFRIAGQNYQAATLQEEVTRLDIIQDTSLAYINYLSARAVERIARDNLAVTRRNVELARIREEVGTGGREEVYRFEAAEASDRAQVSDAQAAVEQALVALNQMLGEDLSKRWIPRDLALDSPHFRDVVDTASGLIGTRADYERFRLFSLQYGVSRSPEVGAYDRLIQGQELSLDQKERSFYIPEVAANFNYTNTFHQSSEYNPLLYPDDDAWLVTVEAELPIFEGGRRVFDVIRQRSVVRGLQYTRDLTRQLVQQRILNAIYSLAASRSNIEYSQVAADRANRNLDIVTEKYRQGMVNNIDLIDAQNEAFTQRQNETLAVYGFLQFLVSYMRSISFYEFYADAAQRDAWIRQTEAFINREPGMAYPAGGASSMQ; this comes from the coding sequence ATGAAGCCTAGTATTTTCCTTACCCTTTTCGCCTTTCTGCTGGCTGGTGCCGCGCACGCCCAGACGACCGCATCTACTGTCATGTCTGGCGGCGACACCGCCAATACCGCCACCGGTAAAACGCTGTCCACCTACACGATTGCCGTGGTGCGGGACGGAGCCTCTCCGGTCTTCACGGAGCAGGCTGCTATCGTTGAGCAGGAGTTGCGCGGTCTCATCCGGGGTAAAACCGCGATCCGCTTTAAACAGAGCGCGACCTTTGATGCCCAGTGGGACCCCGAAGGAGCGGACGAGGCTCTCCAGGCAGCCTTGGCGGATACGGAGGTGGACGCTGTGCTGCTGCAGGGGCTGCTCGTGATGCAGGCCGCCACTCAGGCCGATAGCCCCTTACCAAAGCCCGTGGTCGGCTCGTGGCTGCAGGAGCCCGAGATGATCAACCTGCTGCTCGATGAAATGGGCCGCTCCACCGTCCCGAACCTCAACGTCGTGGTCGCCGGGCATACCGTGCGGGAGGATTTGAAGGACTTCGTCGGCCTGGTGGACTTTGCCAAGCTCTATGTACTGGTCGATGCCGCCTATGGCGACAGTGTGGCCTTTATCCAGGATTACCTGAATGAGGTCGAGACGGCGGTCCCGGCCGAGCTGGTAGTCGTGGATATGGGGGACTCTGCGCAGGCCGTATTGGATCAACTTCCCGGCAATGCCCGTGCGGTGTATCTTTTTCCGCCTCTGCAGATGGATGAGACCGCTCGCAAAGCGCTTATCGCTGGCATCAATGCCCGGGGCATCCCGTCTTTTGCCTATCTGGGCGAGCCCGCTGTGCGCAACGGGGTGCTGGCAGGCTCAATGCCGGACGTGCGGCTCCAGCTCGCCCGCCGCCAGGCGCTGAACTTCCAGCGGGTGATGAGTGGGGACAAGCCCGAGTCCCTGCCGTCACGCATCCGTATCGAGCCTAAGCTCTACCTCAACGCGCTCACCGCGCAGCAGATCGGCTACGACATCGCGTTCGAGACCGCTGCCGGGGCCGAGGTGCTCTTTGAAAATGAAATCGAAATCGGCGACCCGATCGAGCTGATTGGCGCGATTGACCAGGCGCTCCGGTACAACTTCGAGTACCTCTCTCGCCAGCAGGACACCCAGGTCAGCTACGAGGACAAGCGCATGGCTCTGAGCCCGTTGCTGCCGCAGATCAGCGCCGTCACAGCCTACAATCAGGTCGATGCCGGTACGGTTTATGCCTCTGGCGGGGCCACCCCGAAGGTTGCCGCCAATGTCGGAGTTCGCATCAGCCAGATCATTTACAGTGACAAGCGCTTGGCGAACTTCCGCATCGCGGGGCAGAACTACCAGGCCGCCACGCTGCAGGAGGAGGTCACCCGGCTGGACATCATCCAGGATACCTCGCTGGCCTACATCAACTACCTCTCGGCGCGGGCGGTGGAGCGCATCGCCCGTGACAATCTCGCCGTCACCCGGCGAAATGTCGAGCTGGCCCGCATCCGTGAAGAGGTGGGTACCGGGGGTAGGGAAGAGGTTTACCGCTTTGAGGCAGCCGAGGCTTCGGACCGGGCTCAGGTGTCTGACGCGCAGGCCGCCGTCGAGCAGGCGCTGGTCGCCCTGAACCAGATGCTCGGCGAGGATCTGAGCAAGCGCTGGATACCGCGCGACCTCGCGCTCGATTCCCCGCATTTCCGGGATGTGGTGGACACCGCCTCCGGGCTCATCGGCACCCGTGCCGATTATGAGCGCTTCCGCCTGTTTTCACTCCAGTACGGGGTTTCCCGCAGCCCTGAAGTCGGCGCCTATGACCGGCTCATCCAGGGGCAGGAGCTGAGCCTCGACCAGAAGGAGCGCTCCTTCTACATCCCCGAGGTCGCCGCCAATTTTAACTACACCAATACCTTTCACCAGAGCAGCGAATACAACCCGCTGCTCTACCCGGACGATGATGCCTGGCTCGTGACGGTGGAGGCGGAGCTGCCGATCTTTGAGGGGGGGAGGCGCGTCTTTGATGTGATCCGTCAACGCTCGGTCGTGCGCGGGCTGCAGTACACCCGCGACCTGACCCGCCAGCTCGTGCAGCAGCGGATCCTCAATGCCATCTACTCGCTGGCGGCCTCCCGCTCGAACATCGAGTACAGCCAGGTCGCCGCTGACCGTGCCAACCGCAACCTCGACATCGTCACGGAAAAATACCGCCAGGGCATGGTCAACAACATCGACCTCATCGATGCGCAGAACGAAGCCTTTACCCAGCGCCAGAACGAGACCCTCGCCGTGTACGGGTTCTTGCAGTTCCTCGTCTCGTACATGCGCTCGATCAGCTTTTACGAGTTCTATGCCGACGCTGCCCAGCGGGACGCATGGATTCGCCAGACCGAGGCCTTTATCAACCGTGAGCCGGGGATGGCATATCCCGCAGGTGGCGCCTCCTCCATGCAGTAG
- a CDS encoding TIGR02597 family protein, with protein sequence MKISTALVLSAGILSAAPLTSTAETAYTPPVMASSTQLQEGLNVVGVTALNAIEATGVIDSIDSVDGEGYTTLVVTDVPEDWGTYDQQNQGGIVQYNGIVGYQDVPMYYLEVTSGDQQGLILDVVATEAGAENTLTVGTDLTGMDAIFADQTFAVRQKRTIADVFGADNEAGLTGGNSFSSSDLVYVYINGNFEMFYYQEWPEELNNNGWRQISDFETSMDDICVDPDLGLIVYIRNAGTTVNLVTAGDVKTGTARTAFTTGLNPINMKFPVGMTLGSSGLYNGDSENPVLQGGMSFSTADLVYVLIPDESRFEMYYYQEWPEELNNNGWRQISDFETSMDNVEIPNGAMIIVYRRASEATEWTLPQPFSL encoded by the coding sequence ATGAAAATCAGTACCGCTCTAGTCCTCTCCGCAGGCATACTCTCGGCTGCACCGCTCACCAGCACTGCCGAAACTGCCTACACGCCACCCGTCATGGCTTCCAGCACACAACTGCAGGAAGGCCTGAATGTTGTTGGCGTGACCGCTTTGAATGCCATCGAGGCAACCGGCGTCATCGACTCCATTGATAGCGTTGACGGTGAGGGCTATACCACTCTGGTTGTGACCGATGTCCCTGAGGACTGGGGAACCTACGACCAACAAAACCAGGGCGGTATTGTACAATACAACGGCATTGTTGGTTATCAGGATGTGCCCATGTATTACTTGGAAGTTACCTCCGGTGATCAGCAGGGTTTGATTTTGGATGTTGTTGCTACGGAGGCAGGTGCTGAAAATACCCTGACTGTGGGGACTGACCTCACGGGTATGGATGCCATTTTTGCCGACCAGACTTTTGCTGTCCGCCAAAAGCGTACGATTGCCGATGTTTTCGGTGCGGATAATGAAGCTGGTCTGACGGGTGGAAACAGCTTCAGCAGCTCTGATTTGGTGTATGTTTACATCAACGGCAATTTCGAGATGTTTTACTACCAGGAATGGCCTGAGGAGCTTAACAACAATGGCTGGCGACAGATTAGTGATTTTGAAACATCCATGGATGACATCTGCGTCGACCCAGACCTTGGGCTGATTGTCTATATCCGCAATGCAGGGACGACGGTGAATCTCGTAACCGCAGGTGATGTTAAAACAGGCACTGCGCGCACGGCCTTTACCACTGGGCTGAACCCCATCAACATGAAGTTCCCGGTTGGGATGACTTTGGGGTCTTCTGGATTGTACAATGGAGACTCGGAGAATCCTGTTTTACAGGGGGGGATGAGTTTTTCGACCGCTGACCTCGTTTATGTTTTAATCCCGGACGAGAGTCGGTTTGAGATGTACTACTACCAGGAATGGCCTGAGGAGCTTAACAACAATGGCTGGCGACAAATTAGTGATTTTGAAACATCCATGGACAATGTTGAGATCCCAAATGGAGCAATGATTATTGTCTACCGCCGTGCGAGTGAAGCGACGGAGTGGACATTGCCACAACCTTTCAGCCTTTAG
- the gspG gene encoding type II secretion system major pseudopilin GspG: MIDNRVPLSAAKSVARTVRRGFTLIEILIVIALIAMLAGASIVALDKLFGGGQESIAQTFCETTGPTALMAYRLNMGGYPTTDQGLAALRTAPSNAGNRWKGPYLKKEPVDPWGNPYQYRQPGTHNTDGYDLWSFGPDGKEGSDDIGNWE; encoded by the coding sequence ATGATCGACAACCGAGTTCCCCTCTCCGCCGCCAAATCCGTGGCCCGCACGGTCCGGCGCGGTTTTACGCTGATTGAAATCCTGATCGTCATCGCGCTGATCGCCATGCTGGCGGGCGCGAGCATCGTCGCCCTCGACAAGCTGTTCGGAGGTGGTCAGGAGAGTATCGCCCAGACTTTTTGTGAAACCACCGGCCCCACGGCGCTGATGGCCTACCGCCTGAATATGGGCGGCTATCCGACGACGGATCAGGGCCTGGCTGCGCTACGGACGGCTCCCTCCAACGCCGGTAACCGCTGGAAGGGCCCCTACCTGAAAAAGGAGCCTGTCGATCCGTGGGGTAACCCCTACCAGTATCGCCAGCCCGGCACCCATAACACCGACGGCTACGACCTGTGGTCCTTCGGGCCGGACGGTAAGGAAGGCTCGGACGACATCGGTAACTGGGAATAA
- a CDS encoding prepilin-type N-terminal cleavage/methylation domain-containing protein, which translates to MPCRHAQSCSRIRGFTLVEIVIVIGLLCMVTGLVVSNLENLLPAFQSTPLEVQFRKAVREARIKAATSNHPVYLRFDDVAEEFQVVDRAPASEEDMDAPVITNPEVTVEFFPVPAEAEGGLGRTSDVDWDEPLPQLQFHPSGVSQPAQVRFRWRTGEESVLSLDPFSSGPLASKELFE; encoded by the coding sequence TTGCCCTGCCGACATGCCCAGTCCTGTTCCCGTATCCGGGGGTTTACCCTGGTCGAGATCGTCATTGTCATCGGCCTGCTGTGCATGGTGACGGGGCTGGTCGTGAGTAATCTGGAAAACCTCCTGCCGGCGTTCCAGAGTACGCCGCTGGAGGTGCAGTTCCGTAAGGCTGTGCGTGAGGCACGGATCAAGGCGGCGACGTCGAACCACCCGGTTTACCTGCGCTTTGATGACGTGGCGGAGGAGTTTCAGGTGGTGGATCGTGCCCCAGCGTCCGAGGAGGACATGGACGCGCCAGTCATCACGAATCCGGAGGTGACGGTGGAGTTCTTCCCAGTGCCCGCCGAGGCCGAGGGTGGCCTGGGGCGCACGTCGGATGTCGATTGGGATGAGCCGCTCCCTCAGTTGCAGTTTCACCCCTCGGGGGTCTCGCAGCCTGCGCAGGTGCGCTTTCGCTGGCGCACGGGTGAGGAGTCTGTCCTGAGTCTGGACCCTTTCTCCAGCGGACCGCTGGCCAGCAAGGAGCTTTTTGAATGA
- a CDS encoding prepilin-type N-terminal cleavage/methylation domain-containing protein encodes MSTQAQRRGLSLIEVVIALAIFAGVVGMLSQAVQMSVHAMDTLDEDTRREQELRFAVREILQVSGREDMEDGGDIQTLDSGNIHWEAEVEETDIVDLFTLRLTLEWEEVPGDEDGQGTYLREQSLYVLRPEWSVSDERSTLLDDKTRDLQNSRRGL; translated from the coding sequence ATGAGCACGCAAGCCCAACGCCGGGGCCTTAGTCTGATCGAGGTCGTGATCGCGCTGGCCATCTTTGCCGGTGTGGTGGGGATGCTCAGCCAGGCTGTCCAGATGTCGGTGCATGCCATGGACACCCTGGATGAGGATACCCGGCGTGAGCAGGAGTTGCGCTTTGCCGTGCGTGAGATCCTTCAGGTGAGCGGCCGCGAAGACATGGAGGACGGCGGCGATATCCAGACGCTCGACTCGGGAAATATTCACTGGGAGGCCGAGGTCGAGGAGACGGATATTGTGGACCTCTTTACACTGCGCCTGACCCTGGAGTGGGAGGAAGTGCCGGGAGACGAGGACGGCCAGGGGACGTACCTGCGTGAGCAGAGCCTGTATGTACTGCGACCCGAGTGGTCGGTGAGTGATGAGCGCTCGACGCTGCTCGATGATAAAACCCGGGACCTGCAAAATTCACGACGCGGCCTATGA
- a CDS encoding prepilin-type N-terminal cleavage/methylation domain-containing protein, whose product MNDSRTYRRTRGFTLIEVVLSIGLGGMLLIAAASFLFGIFRLKVNLEERPAFEEHIEGVERFLDFAFANAIADEEEEDAQPVAFAEIPGVTLGQDEVLSFRLTGELPLFVEPETYLPEVDCYLVFNRQDGLYLLWQSDEMAAEDSDDLRRTPLSPYVTSLLYAYYDAEDDEWEVSEEPEDADQGGLKMPDMIKVIFTHPADEHEQIIEILLPTYDADVPLV is encoded by the coding sequence ATGAACGACTCCCGAACATATCGCCGTACGCGTGGCTTTACCCTGATCGAGGTGGTGCTGTCCATCGGGCTGGGCGGCATGCTGTTGATCGCGGCGGCTTCGTTTTTGTTCGGGATTTTCAGGCTGAAGGTGAACCTGGAGGAGCGGCCTGCCTTCGAGGAGCACATCGAGGGGGTGGAGCGTTTCCTGGACTTTGCCTTCGCCAATGCGATTGCGGACGAAGAGGAGGAGGACGCGCAGCCGGTCGCCTTTGCGGAGATACCCGGCGTGACGCTTGGGCAGGACGAGGTGCTCAGCTTTCGCCTCACGGGCGAGCTGCCGCTCTTTGTCGAGCCGGAGACTTACCTGCCCGAGGTAGACTGCTACCTGGTCTTCAACCGGCAGGACGGGCTCTATCTGCTCTGGCAGAGCGATGAGATGGCAGCGGAGGATTCCGACGACCTGCGCCGCACGCCGCTCTCGCCCTATGTTACCAGTCTCCTCTACGCCTACTATGACGCCGAGGACGACGAGTGGGAGGTCTCCGAGGAGCCTGAGGATGCCGATCAGGGCGGGCTGAAGATGCCCGACATGATCAAAGTGATTTTTACTCACCCAGCGGATGAACACGAGCAGATCATCGAGATCCTGCTCCCAACCTATGATGCCGATGTGCCGCTGGTGTGA